One Candidatus Zixiibacteriota bacterium genomic window, GAGCTTGTCCATGAGCTGTCCCGAAACAGCCGCACCGAACATGACATCGGCATGCGACTCCTCCCCTACTATTACGGTGCGACCGGAGTTGTCGCGATCGGTGATATAGATACCGTCGCCGCCGAGGTAATAAAGATAACAGCCGAACGCGCCGATCAGACCGCTGCTGTCGCGCCGGGAATCGACATACGCTACGAAATCATGATTGAGAAGCGAACCGAATGTCTCTGAATGCATCGCCATAACCTGGCGACCGGACAAGCCGTTGAGACCGGCCGGGTTCCAATAACCGGCAGTAGCATCAAACGGACCAGCCACGGTAGCGCCTCCCAGCGCCAGTGGTCGACCGCCGACTCCGAGGCTGAACGGCTCCCCGGCATATTTTGCCCCCAGGGCCGCCGGGACGGCTATCAGCAAGGCAACCAACAGAGCACAAACGACATATCGGATCAAGACAATAACTCTCTCTTAGTCAATTCTGAGGTTATCTATTATACGTTATCGGCCCTCATCGGCAAGAAATGTTGTGTTGTTTTTTCATGTTCGGACCACTCGTCCGTACACCGCGGAATGCTGGCAAATCCACACACAATTTAATGCTATCCGGGCAGACGGGACGTCTGCCTCCCACTAAACAAAACCACGAAAAAAAGGCGGGTGACAAAACACCCGCCTGGGGGAAATCTCATCCAATCAAAGAGTTAGTGAGGATCGGTAGTCTTTTTCGAGCCCTTGCCCGCACAGCAGCCTCCCTTGGCGCTGGCGGCACAGGTTTTGGGATCACAACCGCTCTTTACCGCCGCATTGTCAACGGTTGTCCCGGTTGCCGCCGGAATGATCTCCGCCGTATAGCCCTTGTCGGAAATCGCCTTGATCAGGTTATCGCCCTTGACTTTATCCATCATAGTGCAGACCAGAGCATAACCTTCCTTATGATCAACCTTGAGAACCTTCTGGACCCCTTCAACTTTGCTGAGAGCAGTGGTAACAGCCTGCTCGCAACCGCTGCCGGTCATCCCCTTGATGTCGATCCTGGTGAAACCACAACCCTGGTGATCGGCGCAGAACTGCTTACACTCTTCAGCACTCATTCCACAGGCCTGGGCACATTGTTCCGGAGTCATATTAACTGAAGCCATCGACATTTTGGCGTCGCTCGTTTTGGCAACAGCACTGGCGGAAGTTTTCCTGGCGGCGGTACAGGATTCGCCGCTGAACACCTGACTACCGGCCAAAACCAGCACCAGGGCGGCAATCATCAGAATAGCAGCTTTTCTCACGGAGTCTCTCCTTAGCAGTTATAATAGAGTATTTCTCTCTGTTTTCCCTATATTAAAGCGATAACCGGTTTGAGTCAATCAGTTTATTGATAATATCGGCCCATTTTCTCGCCGGTTCCCTTCATCTGCCTGCTTAGACAAAAGCATGCTTTATTTGTTCCCAAAATTACGGATTAAAATTGTCCCTTTTCCCTTGACTAGTGCGGTTTTTCAGGCTATCATCACTTACACCGGGATAAGCACAATCAAACGATGATACAGAAAAATACTCCTAAGTAGGAATTACTTATAAACTGTACCTGTAAATACTAGTCCTGCATACCGGCAACTCCTGCCGCTCTCAGGGACTGTTGAAAAAGTTATACGATCGGATATTCAGTAAACACAGATTGTAATGCGGACAACATGAGGCCGCCCGCTACGCGAGGTCACGACTCTTAATCGCGTAGCGGTGGGGGCTTGTCTCCGCCGCGACTGAGGTTTTTCACCAAACCCCTCAGATGGCGGAAGGCTTTTTTCGCGCCTATGCCGACTGTCCTGGCATCAAGTTACAGGTGGCTTCAGCAGGACTGAAACCCAAAGGAGTACACCCGCCGTCCGTTTAAGTTATGGCTGAGACCGGCATTGAGATATCAGAGCAGACATCGGACTCGATCGAGAGCTACTTCAACGACCGCTTCGACTTTGTCATAACTGTCTGTGATAAGGCCGCTGCCAACTGCCCGGTATTTCCCGGAACGGGGACTAAGCGGCACTGGCTGTTTGATGATCCGGATGCCGTTCGAGGAAAAGTGGTGGAAATCCTTGATGATTTCCGTTGCATCAGGGACGAGATATCACTGAAAATTGAAGATTGGCTTGGAAGG contains:
- a CDS encoding cation transporter codes for the protein MRKAAILMIAALVLVLAGSQVFSGESCTAARKTSASAVAKTSDAKMSMASVNMTPEQCAQACGMSAEECKQFCADHQGCGFTRIDIKGMTGSGCEQAVTTALSKVEGVQKVLKVDHKEGYALVCTMMDKVKGDNLIKAISDKGYTAEIIPAATGTTVDNAAVKSGCDPKTCAASAKGGCCAGKGSKKTTDPH